A stretch of DNA from Flavobacteriaceae bacterium MAR_2009_75:
GTTCAGGCCATCGGTATCGCCAATCACCTTCCGATGACCGATACTGGCATTCTAATTCTACCGGGAACCCATAGTAAACACATCAATTTCAAAAATGGACGCTTTGAGAATTTCAAAACTTTTATGACAGGCGAACTTTTTGAAGTTATCAGCCAACATAGTATTCTGGCCGCTACTACTACATATGCAGTTTGGGACGATTCTTATGAAAATGTTTTTTTGAATGGCGTTAAAAAGGGCTTGTCAAACGGACTAATGGAACACCTATTCGCTATAAGGGCGAATAGCCTGCTGAATGGTGTTTCATCTATAGAGAATTCTTTTTTTCTATCAGGTTTGTTGATCGGCAGTGAACTATCGGGGCTCGTAGATAAAAATGAAAAAGTATTTCTTGGTGCTACGGGAATCTATAGTAAGCTTTATAGACTCGCTCTAACCTATTTTTTATCGCAAGACGACCTGATATGCTTTAATAGCAACGATATGGAAAATGCCCTTTACACCGGGCAACTAAAAGTACTGAAAACGTATGTCTCATAGCTCCTTTTCTTGGCCCCGCTTCAATCAGAACCCCATCGTAGGCATATTACGCGGCCTGTCTACCGAAGAAGTTTTACAGCTTGTACCCATTTACCTAAAGAGTGGTTTTTACACCTTGGAAATCACCATGAATTCTCCTAATGTTGTCAAAACCATTTCGATTTTACGCGAAAGATATACTGACCTTAATGTAGGCGCAGGTACCGTATGTACTCAAGATGATCTTGAAATAGCACTTTCTGCTGGCGCCCAATTCATCGTTACGCCCATTATTGATAGTGAAGTTATCAAACGATGCGTGAAAAGTAATATTCCGATATTTCCCGGGGCGTATACCCCAACTGAAATTTATACGGCCTGGAAGTTGGGTGCCTCGGCTATTAAAGTTTTTCCAGCCACGCAATTAGGTCCGAAATATGTCAAAGACGTCTTGGCCCCTTTGAACGATATCAAACTTCTGCCTACGGGCGGGGTTTCTGCCGATAATATCAGTGCCTTTTTTAAGGCTGGTGCCATAGGTGTGGGTATGGGCAGCTCGCTCTTCGATAAAAACCTCATCAAAAACCAAGATTTTGAGGGCTTGGAGAAGCATTTTCTAAATGTGGCCAGTTTGATTCTATAGGTCGTTACTGCTTTGGCCAAAATTGTTCAAAAAAATAGAAATTCCTAATTGATCTCAAAGAGTTCGATAATAGTTAAATTCGCACTCAACTTACCAAGATGAAAGAAGAAGTCGTTAGAACCAAAGACGTTTTTAAAAGCTGTTTTTTTGTCGGCTGCTTTGGTATCATCATTTTTATTCTGGCCGCCCTAGGGTATCTTTTTCTATGGCCTTATGATTAGCTTGCTCGACCCAGCCCCATAAAATTTCAAAACCCATTGTCTTAAGGTACCTTCGAATTTTTAAGGTCATTTAAATTATGTATTGCGTCATCTTGATGGTCGGTTGATTTCTACCTTTATCTTTCAATAATTTTATCAAAATAGTGTCTTATGATTACAGAAAACAAACATCGAGATAACGAGAGAAAGCATGAAGGCTTGGAAAATGATGTTCAGCAGAACCGAGGCATGAATTCTGAGCATAACGATAGAGAACCTAACGAAAATAGTAATGAGGATAAACCTAGCCCCGTTGACAATGGAGGAGCTCGGTCTACCGATTTTGATTCAAGACTAGAAAAACAATGGTTAGCGGTGCGGGATGAATATCTTGCAAATTATCCCGATTTAAAAGATGTAGATACCGATTATGAAGAAGGAAGTTTTCATACCGTTATAGCCCGACTGGCAGAAAACAAAAAGCGTAGTCCAGAAGAGATTCAAAATGAAATTTTAGAATGGTCTTCAGTTAATTCAGCGCAGCAATAAATCTCCTTTTAGATAAAATATTATCAAATCTTAAATCCGGATTCTTATCGATTCGGATTTTTTGGTTTGTTAAAAATCCTATTTCTATCGTAAGGTTGAACCGGCTATTATAAATCATATCTTTTTATAATTCAGACTCTTACAAGTGCTAAACAAATAATACTACATGCGTTCACAATTTTTTATTTATATCTTTCTTATTTGCTACACTGGTGTACTTGCACAAAAATCACAGGCGCCAAACTCCCCTTCTGAAAAGGAAGCTTCCCACTCATTTTATATCACTTCAAACGTGGGTAACGTACCGTTTGAAGAAGCTCAAAAAATTTTAGAGCAAATCAATACCGATTCAAAAAATGATACCGACGCAACTTTACTCTTGTTGGGCAATGTTATAAATGAAGAGGGATTTCCGTCAAAGAACAAAAAGCAAGACAAAGAAAAAGAGTATTTGAGGCCCTTGATGAAAACCTGGGACCATTTTAACGGGAACGTAATTCTAACACCCGGTAAAAATGAATGGTTGACCGACGCCCCCCAAAGTATTGATGACCTAGAATCATTTTTACAAGATAACAGTACTGCTAAATTTTGGCCCAATGACGGGTGCCCCCTAGAGCGGGAGACGATAAATGACGATGTGGTGCTCGTAATGGTAGATTCGCAATGGTTTTTAGAAGATTGGGACGACCACCCGTACATTAACGAGAAGTGTGAACTTAAGACCAGAGATCAGTTTTGGGCTGAGTTTAAAGATGACTTAAAAGATAGTCAGGGCAAAACGGTTATCGTTGCCGTCTATCAACCAGTAATGAGTAACAGTACGATTTCCGTTATAGATAAAATGGGCGGTTTTAGACCCGAATCATATCAAAATGAACAAAATCGAGCTTTACGTGGGCGCCTAGAGACTATTGCCAGTCAGTTCGAAGATGTCATATTCGTGTCGGGAAAAGACCGTAATCTACAGTATTTAGAAGATGATGGCATTCCGCAGATTATAAGTGGGGCGGTTGGCAAAACCGAAAAAGCAAGAGCGCCAAAAGAAGAACATTTCGAAAGTGATAAGCAGGGGTATGCAAAATTGACCGTTTTTAAAGATGGCAGTTCAGAGGTTGACTTTTTTGAAATAGGTGACGATACTTCCAAATCGGTTTTCACCCAGAAAATTCAACGTGAGCGACTCTCTATAGATGATATTTCGTATCCAAAAAAAACAGAAGGCTCTACTGCTAAGGCATCCATATATACGAAAGAAGAAACCGATAAGAGTGGTTTTTACAAATGGATCTGGGGAAATCACTACAGAAATCTTTACAGTAAAGAAATTGAAGCTCCGGTTTTACAAATAGACGAACTGCCCGATAATGTAAGGCCTATTTCCGAAGGCGGCGGAACGCAATCACGGTCAGTTCGATTAATCGATGATAATGAGCACGAATATACATTGCGTGCGTTACGCAAAAGCGCCGTTCGATTTCTGCAGACCAATGCCATCGACAACCATTATGTCGAAGACTATCTCAAAAATACGGTCGCAGAGCGATACTTGCTCGATTTTTATACCACGGCGCACCCTTATGCCCAATTTTCAATGAACGAGCTTTCTGAATCGCTCGGTGTGCTACACGCAAACCCGAATATATATTATGTACCCAAACAAAAGGGGTTGGGCATTTATAACGAAGACTATGGCGATGCACTTTTTATGTTGGAAGAACATGTGGGAGATGAAAATAAAAGTTTTGAAACCTTCGGAAACCCCGATGATATTTTAAGTACGAAGGATCTACGCTTAGAGCTGAGGGAGTCGAAAGAATCTTATGTAGATGAAGCAAGTTTTATACGGGCCCGGCTATTCGATATGCTGGTCGGCAATTGGGACCGCCATCAAGACCAATGGCGTTGGGCACAGTTCGAAACCGAAGATGGCCGGAAAAGATATGAGGCCATACCACGTGATTGGGATCAGGCTTTTCCTAAATACGACGGACCTATAATCGCCATGTTGAAGCTTTCTTTTCCAATACTACGAAAAATGGAAAGCTTTGATGCCGATGTCAAGAATGCCAAATGGTTCAACTATTCCGGTTATCCCCTAGACAAAACGTTTATAAAAACTGCAAATTGGGAAGATTGGAAGGCGCAGGTAGATTTTATTCAAGAGAACCTGACGGATGAAGAAATCAACGCAGCATTTGAATCCCTCCCGAAAGAAGCGCAAGATAGCAGCATAGAAACCATAAAAAAGAACTTGCAGTTAAGACGTGATGGATTAGAAAAAATAGCAAAATCGTACTATGACTACCTTAAAAAATTTGAGGTTGTTATCGGAACGGAAGATGATGATGATTTTTTGATTACCAGAAAACCGAACGGCGTGACCAGCATTAGCATTTCAAAAGATGCTATGGTGTTCAATAACTCATACGATGCCAAACAAACCAAAGAGATTTGGGTGTATGGGCTTGACGGTAAAGATTCGTTTACCGTCACCGGAGAAGGTAATAACCCTATAGATATTAAAATTATGGGGGGTAAGAAAAACGACACCTACGATTTTAAGACCACCAAAAAGGTGAAGCTCTACGATTATAAGAGCAAGAAAAACACTATTGTGAATCCGAAATCAAAAAAATGGCTTACAGATTCATATGATGTTAACAATCACGATTATCAAAAGAGAAAATATCATGAGAATATTGTGTTCCCAAGCCTAGGGTATGATGGTGATACCGGGTTCAGGTTCGGACTCAAAAATCGCTTTACCACTTACGGGTTGGTTAATAATCCCTTTGAAACACAGCATACCATCGGTGCCGAATACTTTTTCGCCACTAACGGATTCGCGATTGATTATAATGCTGAATTCGGCCATATATTTTATAATTGGAACTTAGGTCTCGATTTAAGATATGCCAGCCCCAATTTTACAATGAATTATTTTGGTGAGGGCAATGATTCACAGTATGATAATGATCTAGACCGTGATTACAACCGAGTTCGTATCAGGCAATGGAAATTCTCCCCTTATTTAGTACATAAAAATAGAGGCAGCAGCTACCATTTAAGAACAACTATAGAGTCTTTTGATGTGTCTAATGACAGCAACCGTTTTGTGGGGCAGTCATTTGCTGCCGATGATGATGTTTATGAGCAACAATTATATGCTACGGCCGAAGCAGGCTATAACTATAAGAACCAAAACGACCCAGCTTTTCCAAATCGGGCGATGGAAGCCGATGTGATTGCGGGCTATAAGTCGAATATTGATGGCTACGGCAATCGTTTCGGGTATGTGAAACCTACGCTGTCATTGGTATATCCGTTACACCCGAGCGGCATAGCCGTAATCGCCACAAAAGTTGCAGGAGAGGTGGTCTTGGGCGATAATTATGAATTCTACCACGGTGCCCTTTTAGGCGGAAACCAAAGTTTACGGGCCTATAGAAACGAGCGATTTAATGGGAAGAGCGCTTTTTACCAAAGTACAGATTTAAGGATCGGTATAACTAGGTTCAGAACCAATTTTATTCCACTTCAGTTAGGGGTAAGTGCAGGTTTTGATTATGGTCGCGTTTGGGCGGAAAATGATAATTCATCGAAATGGCATAATGACTACGGAGGTTCTGTATGGGTATCGGGTTTTAGCGCATTTACCGGAAATCTTGGTTTTTATCATGGGGAAGATGGCAACCGATTAATATTCAGTGTTGGCTTTAATTTCTAGGAGAGTGGGGAGATATGGGACCATATTTTAATATTGCTTCGGCGGGAAAGTTTCTATAAAACTTTTAAAAAACCACCTGTTCTATCATACTCTTAAACCAAAAAATCCGCAATTATCTAAAGTTTAGATGATTACGGATTTCATATGTGGTCCCACCTGGGCTCGAACCAGGGACCACCTGATTATGAGTCAGGTGCTCTAACCAACTGAGCTATAGGACCGGTATTTCAAAAAAATTGCCAAAAACTCTAGTTGAAAATAGAGATATGGCCGAAAATGAGGGCAAATTTAACCATTACGTACAACTACACAAAATAATGTTCTTCATTTGTGCTAAAATAAACGCCACAGGCTATTTTGGTGCCTCTTGGCATAGCTCCACCAAGACTCCGTTGCTACTTTTTGGGTGCACGAAAGTTACCAGTTTATTGTCAGCTCCCCGTTTGGGCTCTTCATTCAGTATGGTAAATCCCTCTTTTTTTAACCTATTGATTTCCATTCGAATATCATCTACCGCGAAGGCAATATGATGAACGCCCTCCCCCTTCCGTTCTAAAAAGCGAGCTATAGGGCTATCTTCACTTGTAGCCTGCAAGAGTTCAATTTTGCTTTCACCGGTTTTAAAAAATGAGGTTTTCACTCCTTCAGAAAGCACTTCTTCCATTTTATAGTGCGACCGACCCAATAGCTTCTCAAAAAGCAAATTGGAAGCTTTCAGGTCTTTCACCGCAATACCGACATGTTCTATTTTGTTCAAATGACACGAGTTTTTGACGCCCAAACGGCTTTATCTTCCTAATTTACATTTAATTCTGCGTATTTTTGCCCTATGGAAACACAACGACAGAAAAAAATTGCAGGCGTGATCCAAGAAGATATCGTTGATATACTTCAGCGTGCTGCTATAGAGGGAGGCTTGCAGGGGACATTAATTTCCGTAACCAAAGTTAATGTGACCACCGACCTCTCGATTGCAAAAGTTTATTTGAGCATTTTTCCGAATAATAAAGCTGCGGAGCTCATGGAAGGCATCAAATCAAATCAACCCTTGATCAAGCACGAATTGGCCCAGCGTACCAGAAACCAGTTGCGCAGGGTTCCTGAACTGCTATTCTTTCTAGACGATTCGCTTGATTACATAGAAAACATAGAAAAGTCTTTGAAAGGCGATGAAAACCCTATTGAAAACCGAGATCTTCTAGATAAAAGAAAAAAACTGTAAGGTTGAACTTTCCGCTTTATATCGCCAAACGCTACGTTCGCTCCAAAAGCAGCCAAAATGCGATAAATATTATTAACCTGATTACCTTTTTAGTCATCGTAATCGGATCGGCAGCCTTGTTTATCGTTCTTTCAGGCTTTGCCGGCCTTAAAAGTTTTAGTCTTCAATTTAGCAATACGTTCGATCCCGATCTAAAAGCACTACCCGCCACTGGCAAATTTTTTGAGTTCAGTGCCGAACAAGAAGAAAAGCTAAAAGAATTAAATGGGGTCGCTTCCTTTACCAAAGAACTAGAAGAAAAAGTCTATCTCAAACATCAAGGCAAAAGTCATATTGCAATCATTAAGGGTATCGATTCGAACTACAATCAGGTTACGGGTATAGATAGTACGGTTTTATATGGCAACTGGCGAATTAATTCAGAACAGGCAGTAGTTGGTATTGGGGTAGCTAACTTACTCGGGTTATCGGTCAATCAAAGCGCCCTGACCGTTCTTGCCCTTAAACCGGGTAAGGGTTCACTTTCTCTAAAAGACTTAAAGACCCAGCCCTATTTTATAAGTGGAGTGTTCGGTGTTGAAGAAAATCTTGACAAAAAATATGTATTTGCCGATTTGGCATCGGTGCAAAACCTTTTGGAAAAAGAAAAAAGGCAAATTTCCGGATTGGGGTTCAAACTTGAAAACTCCGAAGAGGTTTCCCCTATTAAAGAGAAAATCGCCGCTGTTCTTGGGAGTACCGTGATACTGCGCGACCGACAAGAACTGAACAGTACCCTTCACCGTATGTTGAACACTGAAAATTTGGCGACCTACCTTATTTTTACCTTGGTATTGGTTATAGCCCTGTTCAACGTAGTCGGAGCGATAATTATGATGGTGCTAGATAAGCAACAGAACCTAAGAACCCTCTATAATCTAGGAACTACTTTGAAGAAGCTTCGAGCTATCTTTTTCGTTCAAGGGCTTTTGGTAACCGGTATCGGTGGTTTTATAGGTGTCGCCCTAGGCTCGCTGTTGATATGGTCTCAATTGGCGTTTGAATGGCTAAAAATCACTCCTACTTTAGCCTATCCGGTAGAATATCAATTTTTAAATGTACTCGTGGTTCTGGGCACTATAATGGTGTTGGGGGTGGTCGCATCAAAAATTGCAAGTAGCCGCATCAATAAAAAATTGATTGCCCAATAAACGTCTAAACGGAAAACTCATAGTCACCGAATTTCTGCAATACCTCATCAAAAGCTGAAAACACATCGGCCGCATCGTCGCTGGTGACCATTTTCATTCGGTATTCCTTGAAATTCGGTATTCCCTTAAAATAATTGGTATAGTGTCTTCTGGTTTCAAAAACCCCTAGCTTTTCACCCTTCCAGTCAATAGCCATTTGCAAGTGCCTTCTAGCGGCCTCTACACGTTCTACCATATTTGGGGGAGACATATGCTCACCGGTCTTGAAATAGTGCTTCACCTCATTAAAGAACCACGGGTAGCCAATACTTGCCCGACCGATCATAGCGCCGTCCAATCCAAATTCATCACGCATTTTCATTGCCGCCTCTGGAGTATCAACATCGCCATTACCAAAAACCGGAATATGCATTCGTGGGTTATTTTTAACCTGTGCAATAGGTCGCCAATCGGCATTACCTTTATACATCTGTGCCCGCGTTCGCCCATGGATCGCTATTGCCTTACAGCCCACATCTTGAAGACGCTCGGCAACTTCAACAATTTTAATAGAGCTCTCATCCCAACCCAAACGGGTTTTTACGGTTATAGGCAACTTGGTGCGCTCGACCATGGCCTTGGTCAACGAAACCATTAGATCTATATCTTTAAGTATGCCCGCACCGGCACCTTTACTGACCACTTTTTTTACCGGGCAGCCAAAATTAATGTCAATAATATCGGGGTTTGATTTTTCAACGATATCTACCGATTGCAGCATCGAATCTAAGTTTGCCCCAAAAATCTGAATGCCGACCGGCCGTTCTTTTTCATAAATATCGAGCTTCATTACGCTTTTGGCAGCATCTCGAATCAAACCTTCTGAAGAAATAAATTCTGTATACACCACATCGGCACCTTGCTCTTTGCAAAGCGCACGAAAAGGGGGGTCGCTAACATCTTCCATAGGTGCGAGAAGCAACGGAAAATCAGGCAATTGTATGTCTCCGATTTGGGGCATAACTTTTTTCTTTTAAAAGGATGGCAAAATTAATGAATTTCTTCGGATGACCACTAGTCGGTAGCTGAAGTGTGCAATTTTACAGTCGGTTGCGCTCCTCAACCCTCTTTGATTTCTTATTACTCTTGATTTTAGAATTACCGAACTTATAACGGAAACTTGCCGTGAACAATCTATTTTCTAAACGACTAAGCGAGGTACTGTTCTGGTCTTGGTAAATTCGTGTGCTAAATATATTGCCCTGATTGAATATATCATCTACGCCTATTGAAATACTCGCCTTATTGTTCCAAAGCGATTTTCGAAAAAGAATATCGATAGCACTATAACTTTCATACCTAGAGTTTTTAGAAAGAAGAGGCGAAGTATAATAAAAGCTTAGATTGGCGGTCAATGAGCGGTCATCTAAAAAGGTGAAATTGTTGTTCGACCTAACAAACCAGTTAAAGAGTTGGTTCTCGACCATTTGACCGTTGTTTATGTTCGTAAAGGCAATTTTCTCATCAAAAAAGCTTCCAAGAACATAACTGTCCCAAAAACTGGAAATCTCTTTATTGAAAATTACATCAAAACCGTAGCTCGTGTTCTTATCTATGTTCGAGTTGATGAACCGTAACCAATTCAAGTCGTTATTCTGAAAAATCAATTGTCCTAAACCATTCTTTCTATTTTTGTAAAAAAACTCGAGGGTATAGGTGTTTTTCAAGGTGTAACCGGCCGCCAAATAACTATTTGTCGAAGGCATTAGCTCGGGGTTGCCTTCTACGGTTGAAAAATTACTTTGAAATATCTGAAATGGGTTAATTGAGGAATAACGAGGCCTTGTTATTCTTCTATTATAGTAAAAGATGAAATCATGATTTTTGTTCGGTATGTACATAACCGAAAAAGAAGGGAACAACTTGAAATAACCATTGTTCCTATTTTCGTTCCCTTGGCTCCATTCTCCTTGAGTGTCAGTATATTCGCCCCTAAGCCCTCCTTTGATACGCCACTTGTCTAACTTGGTATTAAAAGAGGCATAGCCGGCCAAAATTGATTCATCATATTTGAACGTGCCGGCCTCCGTTGGTGAAACACCCGGGGTCTCTTGGTCAAAGCCCTGCTGTACAACAATACTTTTGGAGGCAATATCTGCATACCGAAGTCCCGATTCAAATTTGGTCGATTTCCCCAAAGGGGTCGAAAAGTCGACTCTTAAACTATATAAATTAATGTATTGTTCCGTATTAACCGTAAAATCGTTTTTCCCTATATAATTACCCTCTAAACCATAGAAATCGGTATCTAAAAGTTGCCCTCTACTTTGGTCGTAAAACGTGTAATGTCCATTTACAGCAATTTCCGCCCCTTTATCATTTAGCTCATGTCCATAATCTACATAATACGAAGTGTTGATTTCTCTTCGTTTCGAGAGATTGGCACTACTGAAACGTGAAAACAGTGTATCACCGTTCAAACTCGTTTGGGTATCGAAAGAAGTGTGAATTTGAGGCTGCCACAAGGTAATAGCGGTCAGGCTTAAACGGCTTTTATCACTGAGGTCGTAATCAAAGAATGCCGATAAATTATGTCGTTTTCTTTTTGTTACCACTTCTTGCTCGGCCACCCATTTAGAAGTAATATCGCCGCCATCTATAAAGTTGGTGATATCAGTATATTTTGTAACCTTTCGAGAATGGCCAAAATTATAATTGACCGATAAACCTATTTTTTCCCCTTTAAAGTAATGGTCGGTACCGATGTTATGTTTTGGTAAAATACCCTGAACATAGCGGTTGTAAATTGCTCCATTGTAACCAGCGACCAAGTTTTTTTTCATTTTGATATTAATGAGAATATCTTCCTCAGCACTATATTTGGCAGGTGGGGAGGTAATCACCTCTATCGTCTCGACCGAACTCGCCGATGCACCAGATAAAAGGTTAATAATATCGCCCTTGGGTAAATGCACTTTTCGACCGTTTATCAATATGCCTACATCGCTGCTACCCTTTACTGATAGTTGGTCGTTTATGATCATAACGCTGGGAGTTCGTTTGAGTACATCCCATATTTCACTATCGGTCAGGGCTGTGTTTTCAACACTAAATACCAATCGGTCTACCTTTCGTTCAAGACTCGGTTTTTTATGGGTCACAATTACTTCTTCTAATTGAGACGCGGTAGATAATTGTAACACCCCCAAACTTAAATCTGCGTTTACTTCAACTAATGTCAAAGCTGATTCATTCTCTAAGTAGCTAGCTTTCAGCAAATAGGAACCTTGTTGAACATTTTCTAGTATAAATGCTCCGTTTTCATCAGTAGATGTGCCGTCGATAAGGGCAGAATCTTTAGCGGCCATCAATAATATATTCGCATAAGCGATGGGTAACAGCTCTTCGTCTTGAACATTTCCGGAAACCGAAAAACTTTGGGAAAAACTAGGTACGGCAAAAATGAGACATAGCAAAATAGGGCAAACAATATTTCTCACGTAGGGTAATAGAATATAGGGTCTATTCAAAACTAAACAATAAAGTAAAGTCTTACAACATCATTGTCATAAGATTACAAAAAGAAGCGCCACAATCTTATATTAATTTCGGTTTTTCATCATGAGAGTGTTCGTTTGGTTCCGCTATAATTTTGAACAATGCAATTCACTAATCGCTTGAGTTTTTCATCAAACAAGCGGCAAGGTTTTGATATTTACCAAAATCGCAGCAAAATAACGTATCTTTGCGCCCTTAAACGCCGTTCATTCGACTATGAAGAATATTAGAAATTTCTGCATCATTGCCCACATTGACCATGGTAAAAGTACTCTGGCCGATCGCCTATTAGATTTTACCGGTTCTGTAACCGATCGTGAAAAAAAGGAGCAATTGTTGGACAGCATGGACTTGGAGCGCGAACGTGGAATAACCATTAAAAGTCATGCGATTCAGATGGATTATGTCTACAAAGGCGAAAATTACGTTTTGAACCTTATCGACACTCCCGGCCACGTTGATTTTTCATATGAAGTTTCGCGCTCGATTGCTGCTTGCGAGGGTGCTCTTCTTGTTGTAGATGCAGCACAGAGTATTCAGGCCCAGACCATATCAAACCTGTATCTGGCCTTAGAAAACGACCTTGAAATTATTCCGGTGTTGAATAAGGTCGATTTACCAAGTGCCAACCCAGAAGAAGTTACCGACGACATCGTTGACCTTTTAGGCTGTAAGGCCGAAGAGGTAATTCCTGCAAGTGCAAAAACGGGTATTGGCATAGAAGATATACTTACAGCCATAATTGAGCGTATTCCTGCACCTGTAGGCAACCCTGACGAGGCGTTGCAAGCATTGGTCTTCGATTCGGTCTACAATCCGTTCAGAGGGGTTGAAACGTATTTTAGGGTCATCAATGGTGAAATCAAAAAAAATCAAAAAATAAAATTCGTTGCAACTGACAAAAGCTACTTTGCCGATGAGGTAGGTACCTTAAAATTGGTGCAACACCCCAAACAAACTATAAAAGCGGGCGATGTTGGTTACCTGATTACGGGTATAAAGGATGCTAGAGAGGTAAAAGTGGGTGATACCATTACCGATTCGGCAAACCCAACTAAAAATGCTATCGGCGGATTCGAAGATGTAAAACCCATGGTTTTCGCCGGAATTTATCCTGTGGATACGGAGGATTTCGAAGAATTGAGGTCTTCAATGGAAAAACTACAGCTCAATGATGCCTCTTTAGTGTTTTCACCGGAAAGTAGTGCTGCATTAGGTTTTGGTTTTAGATGTGGTTTCTTGGGAATGCTTCACATGGAAATCATTCAAGAACGTCTCGAGCGAGAGTTCAATATGACGGTAATCACTACCGTGCCCAACGTAAGTTACCATGCTTACACCAGAAAGAACCCCGAGGAGGCCATTATTGTAAACAACCCTTCCGATTTGCCCGACCCGTCAGGTATCGATCGTGTAGAAGAACCCTATATTAAAGCAACCATAATCACCAAGTCCGATTTTGTAGGTAATGTCATGTCTCTGTGCATAGAGAAGCGTGGTATTATCACCAATCAAACCTATTT
This window harbors:
- a CDS encoding methylmalonyl-CoA epimerase, giving the protein MGVKNSCHLNKIEHVGIAVKDLKASNLLFEKLLGRSHYKMEEVLSEGVKTSFFKTGESKIELLQATSEDSPIARFLERKGEGVHHIAFAVDDIRMEINRLKKEGFTILNEEPKRGADNKLVTFVHPKSSNGVLVELCQEAPK
- a CDS encoding lipoprotein-releasing system permease protein, whose protein sequence is MNFPLYIAKRYVRSKSSQNAINIINLITFLVIVIGSAALFIVLSGFAGLKSFSLQFSNTFDPDLKALPATGKFFEFSAEQEEKLKELNGVASFTKELEEKVYLKHQGKSHIAIIKGIDSNYNQVTGIDSTVLYGNWRINSEQAVVGIGVANLLGLSVNQSALTVLALKPGKGSLSLKDLKTQPYFISGVFGVEENLDKKYVFADLASVQNLLEKEKRQISGLGFKLENSEEVSPIKEKIAAVLGSTVILRDRQELNSTLHRMLNTENLATYLIFTLVLVIALFNVVGAIIMMVLDKQQNLRTLYNLGTTLKKLRAIFFVQGLLVTGIGGFIGVALGSLLIWSQLAFEWLKITPTLAYPVEYQFLNVLVVLGTIMVLGVVASKIASSRINKKLIAQ
- a CDS encoding outer membrane receptor protein involved in Fe transport codes for the protein MNRPYILLPYVRNIVCPILLCLIFAVPSFSQSFSVSGNVQDEELLPIAYANILLMAAKDSALIDGTSTDENGAFILENVQQGSYLLKASYLENESALTLVEVNADLSLGVLQLSTASQLEEVIVTHKKPSLERKVDRLVFSVENTALTDSEIWDVLKRTPSVMIINDQLSVKGSSDVGILINGRKVHLPKGDIINLLSGASASSVETIEVITSPPAKYSAEEDILINIKMKKNLVAGYNGAIYNRYVQGILPKHNIGTDHYFKGEKIGLSVNYNFGHSRKVTKYTDITNFIDGGDITSKWVAEQEVVTKRKRHNLSAFFDYDLSDKSRLSLTAITLWQPQIHTSFDTQTSLNGDTLFSRFSSANLSKRREINTSYYVDYGHELNDKGAEIAVNGHYTFYDQSRGQLLDTDFYGLEGNYIGKNDFTVNTEQYINLYSLRVDFSTPLGKSTKFESGLRYADIASKSIVVQQGFDQETPGVSPTEAGTFKYDESILAGYASFNTKLDKWRIKGGLRGEYTDTQGEWSQGNENRNNGYFKLFPSFSVMYIPNKNHDFIFYYNRRITRPRYSSINPFQIFQSNFSTVEGNPELMPSTNSYLAAGYTLKNTYTLEFFYKNRKNGLGQLIFQNNDLNWLRFINSNIDKNTSYGFDVIFNKEISSFWDSYVLGSFFDEKIAFTNINNGQMVENQLFNWFVRSNNNFTFLDDRSLTANLSFYYTSPLLSKNSRYESYSAIDILFRKSLWNNKASISIGVDDIFNQGNIFSTRIYQDQNSTSLSRLENRLFTASFRYKFGNSKIKSNKKSKRVEERNRL
- a CDS encoding 2-dehydro-3-deoxyphosphogluconate aldolase/(4S)-4-hydroxy-2-oxoglutarate aldolase — translated: MSHSSFSWPRFNQNPIVGILRGLSTEEVLQLVPIYLKSGFYTLEITMNSPNVVKTISILRERYTDLNVGAGTVCTQDDLEIALSAGAQFIVTPIIDSEVIKRCVKSNIPIFPGAYTPTEIYTAWKLGASAIKVFPATQLGPKYVKDVLAPLNDIKLLPTGGVSADNISAFFKAGAIGVGMGSSLFDKNLIKNQDFEGLEKHFLNVASLIL
- a CDS encoding tRNA-U20-dihydrouridine synthase, yielding MPQIGDIQLPDFPLLLAPMEDVSDPPFRALCKEQGADVVYTEFISSEGLIRDAAKSVMKLDIYEKERPVGIQIFGANLDSMLQSVDIVEKSNPDIIDINFGCPVKKVVSKGAGAGILKDIDLMVSLTKAMVERTKLPITVKTRLGWDESSIKIVEVAERLQDVGCKAIAIHGRTRAQMYKGNADWRPIAQVKNNPRMHIPVFGNGDVDTPEAAMKMRDEFGLDGAMIGRASIGYPWFFNEVKHYFKTGEHMSPPNMVERVEAARRHLQMAIDWKGEKLGVFETRRHYTNYFKGIPNFKEYRMKMVTSDDAADVFSAFDEVLQKFGDYEFSV
- a CDS encoding ribosome-binding factor A, producing METQRQKKIAGVIQEDIVDILQRAAIEGGLQGTLISVTKVNVTTDLSIAKVYLSIFPNNKAAELMEGIKSNQPLIKHELAQRTRNQLRRVPELLFFLDDSLDYIENIEKSLKGDENPIENRDLLDKRKKL
- a CDS encoding 2-dehydro-3-deoxygalactonokinase is translated as MNLPSYFISCDWGTSNFRLRAVDTSTFEVLSEFKSEEGIKKRFQKFNEQESFERKEFFLSYLMEQVKKLKLADANETVIVASGMMSSSIGMKELPYGNMPFAFTGFDLLKEMIEFPDAPDLILVSGVKTDNDVMRGEEVQAIGIANHLPMTDTGILILPGTHSKHINFKNGRFENFKTFMTGELFEVISQHSILAATTTYAVWDDSYENVFLNGVKKGLSNGLMEHLFAIRANSLLNGVSSIENSFFLSGLLIGSELSGLVDKNEKVFLGATGIYSKLYRLALTYFLSQDDLICFNSNDMENALYTGQLKVLKTYVS